Proteins from a single region of Corylus avellana chromosome ca11, CavTom2PMs-1.0:
- the LOC132166010 gene encoding NAC domain-containing protein 41-like encodes MMMMPVGFRFEPTDEELVGFYLLNKVRGEDLGWDGIGEFDIYGEKAPWQFCGDQEKLYVFTRLKNLSKNRVARSAGCGGVWHENSSDKIYDAQGDVIGARKLFSFKVKEGSCMKKSNWIMHEFSLVGEGERTTDWVLCTIQKKESGSRAGVKRCFQDQSSPTIISVDTPSPCYKEEEVLLLEDGSQQRKKMRCDVKCDGPQATGTPSECPSEFGTPESEFTPSQNSVDIVEESNTQKTDLETLTATDNSDSEFSVSYEYLETLMSCQLADDSASEFYASYGYLPPPPPPSPVGGHLPLDAWVDSWDPEFGTCLVRDNLSAASCSTRVLKDHVKDDTSTL; translated from the coding sequence ATGATGATGATGCCCGTGGGATTTCGTTTTGAACCCACCGATGAAGAGCTCGTAGGCTTCTATTTGTTGAACAAGGTAAGGGGAGAAGATCTGGGTTGGGATGGCATCggagagtttgatatttatgGTGAAAAGGCTCCCTGGCAATTCTGTGGTGATCAGGAGAAGCTTTACGTTTTTACAAGGCTAAAAAATCTAAGCAAAAATCGAGTGGCACGATCAGCGGGTTGCGGCGGTGTTTGGCATGAGAATTCTTCCGATAAAATCTATGATGCTCAGGGTGATGTTATTGGGGCCAGGAAACTCTTCTCTTTCAAGGTGAAAGAGGGCTCGTGCATGAAGAAATCCAATTGGATAATGCACGAGTTCTCATTAGTTGGGGAGGGAGAACGGACGACTGACTGGGTcctgtgcaccatccaaaagaAAGAATCAGGATCAAGAGCTGGCGTTAAAAGATGCTTTCAAGATCAGTCTTCTCCCACCATCATCTCTGTTGACACTCCATCTCCATGctataaagaagaagaagtgctGCTACTTGAGGATGGATCCCAGCAGAGAAAGAAGATGCGCTGCGATGTCAAATGTGATGGGCCTCAAGCCACTGGGACTCCATCAGAATGTCCATCTGAATTTGGAACGCCTGAATCTGAATTTACACCATCACAGAATTCAGTGGATATTGTGGAAGAGTCTAACACGCAGAAGACTGATTTGGAAACCCTAACAGCTACTGATAACTCTGATTCTGAGTTTAGTGTTTCATATGAATATTTGGAAACCTTGATGAGCTGTCAACTAGCTGATGACTCTGCGTCTGAGTTTTATGCTTCATACGGTTATCTGCCGCCACCGCCACCTCCTTCCCCTGTAGGTGGACATCTGCCGCTTGATGCATGGGTGGATTCTTGGGATCCTGAGTTTGGTACTTGCCTAGTTCGGGACAACCTATCTGCTGCATCTTGTTCAACACGTGTGTTGAAGGACCATGTTAAAGACGACACCAGCACCTTGTGA
- the LOC132165528 gene encoding NAC domain-containing protein 41-like: protein MMMMPVGFRFEPTDEELVGFYLLNKVRGEDLGWDGIGEFDIYGETAPWQFCGDQEKLYVFTRLKNLSKNRVARTAGCGGVWHENSSDKIYDAQGDVIGARKLFSFKVKEGSCMKKSNWIMHEFSLVGEGERTTDWVLCTIQKKESGSRAGVKRCFQDQSSPTIISVDTPSPCYKEEEVLLLEDGSQQRKKMRCDVKCDGPQATGTPSECPSEFGTPESEFTPSQNSVDIVEESNTQKTDLETLTATDNSDSEFSVSYEYLETLMSCQLADDSASEFYASYGYLPPPPSPVGGHLPLDAWVDSWDPEFGTCLVRDNLSAAFCSTRVLKDHVKDDTSTL, encoded by the coding sequence ATGATGATGATGCCTGTGGGATTTCGTTTTGAACCCACCGATGAAGAGCTCGTAGGCTTCTATTTGTTGAACAAGGTAAGGGGAGAAGATCTGGGTTGGGATGGCATCggagagtttgatatttatgGTGAAACGGCTCCCTGGCAATTCTGTGGTGATCAGGAGAAGCTTTACGTTTTTACAAGGCTAAAAAATCTAAGCAAAAATCGAGTGGCACGAACAGCGGGTTGCGGCGGTGTTTGGCATGAGAATTCTTCCGATAAAATCTATGATGCTCAGGGTGATGTTATTGGGGCCAGGAAACTCTTCTCTTTCAAGGTGAAAGAGGGCTCGTGCATGAAGAAATCCAATTGGATAATGCACGAGTTCTCATTAGTTGGGGAGGGAGAACGGACGACTGACTGGGTcctgtgcaccatccaaaagaAAGAATCAGGATCAAGAGCTGGCGTTAAAAGATGCTTTCAAGATCAGTCTTCTCCCACCATCATCTCTGTTGACACTCCATCTCCATGctataaagaagaagaagtgctGCTACTTGAGGATGGATCCCAGCAGAGAAAGAAGATGCGCTGCGATGTCAAATGTGATGGGCCTCAAGCCACTGGGACTCCATCAGAATGTCCATCTGAATTTGGAACGCCTGAATCTGAATTTACACCATCACAGAATTCAGTGGATATTGTGGAAGAGTCTAACACGCAGAAGACTGATTTGGAAACCCTAACAGCTACTGATAACTCTGATTCTGAGTTTAGTGTTTCATATGAATATTTGGAAACCTTGATGAGCTGTCAACTAGCTGATGACTCTGCGTCTGAGTTTTATGCTTCCTACGGTTATCTGCCGCCACCGCCTTCCCCTGTGGGTGGACATCTGCCGCTTGATGCATGGGTGGATTCTTGGGATCCTGAGTTTGGTACTTGCCTAGTTCGGGACAACCTATCTGCTGCATTTTGTTCAACACGTGTGTTGAAGGACCATGTTAAAGACGACACCAGCACCTTGTGA
- the LOC132165634 gene encoding uncharacterized vacuolar membrane protein YML018C — protein sequence MTSQVWRWVLGLIYIVAVACIWIAASFVVQSVVDAGVSPFLITYICNSLFVVYIPMVEIGRFLEDKYGGFWFWKKKTSSISQDLGESEQVVLLEESDLDAKASGSTPSVLVEEGQISEHGEGIDSISPLPDQDKANGNSNKQVDEKGRWTRTRVAKVSLLICPFWFLAQLTFNLSLKYTTVTSNTILSSASSLFTFLVSLAFLGENFTWLKLVSVLLCMAGTIIVSLGDSEAGLTAASNPLLGDILALVSAALYAVYITLIRKKLPDDDGKSGHVSMAQFLGFLGLFNLFIFLPVALILNFTKLEPFDVLTWDQAGLIVGKGLLDNVLSDYLWAKAVLLTTTTVATAGLTIQVPIAAIVDSIMGTAPHLMDYLGALAVMIGFAGINIPSDAFRRSKESSVELENENFSSSADQDHVPSIRQAAATIS from the exons ATGACAAGTCAAGTTTGGAgatgggttttgggtttgataTACATAGTTGCTGTTGCTTGTATCTGGATAGCTGCTAGCTTCGTGGTTCAGTCTGTTGTAGATGCGGGGGTTTCACCTTTTCTCATCACCTACATTTGCAATTCATTGTTTGTGGTTTACATTCCCATGGTTGAAATTGGGCGCTTTTTGGAGGATAAGTATGGAGGTTTTTGGTTTTGGAAAAAGAAGACAAGTAGCATTTCGCAAGATTTGGGAGAGTCAGAGCAGGTTGTTCTCCTTGAGGAGAGTGATTTAGATGCAAAAGCTAGTGGTTCGACTCCATCAGTGCTTGTGGAAGAGGGACAAATTAGTGAGCATGGAGAAGGTATCGATTCCATCAGTCCTTTGCCGGATCAGGATAAAGCCAATGGCAATTCGAATAAACAAGTTGATGAAAAAGGGCGTTGGACGCGCACTAGAGTGGCAAAAGTTAGCTTATTGATATGCCCATTTTGGTTTTTGGCACAACTCACATTTAATCTCTCTTTGAAGTATACTACAGTCACG TCAAATACCATCTTAAGCAGTGCATCCAGTCTTTTTACGTTTTTGGTCTCTTTAGCATTCTTGGGCGAGAATTTTACTTGGTTGAAGCTCGTTAGTGTTCTTCTTTGTATGGCTGGAACAATAATTGTCAGCTTAGGGGACTCTGAAGCGGGCTTAACTGCAGCGTCAAACCCCCTTCTTGGAGACATTCTTGCACTTGTCTCAGCAGCATTGTATGCTGTGTATATTACCCTTATTCGTAAGAAGCTACCTGATGATGATGGAAAAAGTGGACATGTCAGTATGGCACAGTTTCTCGGATTTCTAGGGCTTTTCAACCTCTTCATTTTCCTTCCTGTTGCCCTTATTCTTAACTTCACCAAGCTGGAACCTTTTGACGTGCTTACCTGGGATCAGGCTGGTCTAATTGTTGGTAAAG GTCTGTTAGACAATGTGCTGAGTGATTATTTATGGGCCAAGGCCGTTCTTCTGACAACAACCACAGTAGCAACAGCTGGTCTTACAATTCAGGTTCCAATAGCAGCTATAGTCGATTCAATAATGGGCACTGCCCCTCATCTCATGGATTACCTTGGAGCTCTGGCTGTCATGATTGGGTTTGCTGGCATCAACATTCCTTCTGATGCTTTTAGAAGATCAAAAGAATCCAGTGTTgagttagaaaatgaaaatttcagTTCATCTGCTGATCAAGATCACGTGCCATCAATCCGTCAAGCTGCAGCTACCATTTCATAG
- the LOC132166424 gene encoding guanine nucleotide-binding protein-like NSN1 — MVKRSKKSKSKRVPLKKKYKILKRVKQHHQKKAKEAKKLGVNHKKKPEKDPGIPNDWPFKEQELKALEARRARAIEELEQKKAARKERAQKRKLGLLEDDDISKLAGTTSAEQSFGEGKGSGNSTGAGKNRDNSDRAFYKELVKVIEASDVILEVLDARDPLGTRCVDMERLVMKSGPNKHLVLLLNKIDLVPREAVEKWLKYLREELPAVAFKCSTQQQRSNLGWKSSSKAAKPSSLLQTSDCLGAETLIKLLKNYSRSHEIKKSITVGIIGLPNVGKSSLINSLKRCHVVNVGATPGLTRSMQEVHLDKDVKLLDCPGVVMLSSAANDASIALRNCKRIEKLDDPVGPVKEILKLCPARLLVTLYKLPSFDSVDDFLQKVATVRGKLKKGGIVDVEAAARIILHDWNEGKIPFYTMPPIRNQGEPSEAKIVSELGKEFNIDEVYNNESSFIGSLKSIDDLDPVEVPPSRPLNFDEIFSVLNEEEPKPSTKGDEDPKGIADDGDDVSMASEEDGAGKNKGKTATSKQNEKLYAVEGMLNTKLKRAEKKRRKKADKLISEDTMDDDYDFKVDYANKGSSMDVGDGSEDDGGDQIIGKVPMSGIELDDE, encoded by the exons ATGGTGAAGAGGAGCAAAA AGAGCAAGAGCAAGAGGGTACCTCTGAAGAAGAAGTACAAGATCTTAAAGAGGGTGAAGCAGCACCACCAGAAGAAGGCCAAGGAGGCAAAGAAGCTCGGCGTCAATCACAAGAAGAAGCCGGAGAAGGACCCTGGTATCCCCAACGATTGGCCCTTCAAGGAACAGGAGCTCAAGGCTCTTGAAGCCCGCCGTGCCCGTGCTATCGAGGAGTTGGAGCAAAAGAAAGCCGCCCGCAAAGAAAGG GCTCAAAAGAGGAAGTTGGGGTTACTAGAGGATGATGATATCTCCAAGTTGGCTGGAACAACTTCTGCAGAACAAAGTTTTGGAGAGGGAAAGGGTAGTGGTAATTCCACTGGAGCTGGGAAAAACCGAG ATAATTCAGATAGGGCTTTTTACAAAGAGTTGGTAAAAGTCATTGAAGCATCGGATGTTATTTTGGAAGTTCTTGATGCTCGTGATCCTCTTGGTACTCGTTGTGTTGATATGGAGAGGTTGGTGATGAAATCAGGTCCTAATAAGCATCTAGTGCTGCTTCTGAATAAAATTG ATCTTGTCCCTCGAGAAGCTGTTGAAAAGTGGCTCAAGTATCTTAGGGAAGAATTACCAGCTGTTGCATTTAAGTGCAGTACACAACAGCAGAGATCAAACTTAGGGTGGAAGTCGTCCTCAAAGGCAGCAAAACCAAGCAGTCTTCTGCAAACGAGTGATTGTCTAGGAGCTGAAACTCTTATTAAATTGTTGAAGAATTACTCAAGAAGCCATGAG ATCAAGAAGTCAATTACTGTGGGTATTATTGGCCTGCCTAATGTTGGTAAGAGTAGTCTCATTAATAGTTTGAAGAGGTGCCATGTTGTCAACGTTGGTGCTACTCCTGGGTTAACAAGATCAATGCAAGAAGTTCATTTAGACAAGGATGTCAAATTGTTGGACTGCCCTGGTGTTGTAATGCTTAGCTCTGCAGCAAATGATGCATCTATCGCTCTTCGAAATTGCAAAAGAATAGAGAAGTTGGATGATCCAGTTGGTCCAG TGAAGGAAATTCTAAAACTTTGCCCAGCCAGACTGTTGGTAACTCTGTACAAGCTCCCAAGCTTTGACTCAGTTGACGACTTTCTGCAGAAAGTGGCTACTGTTAGGGGTAAGCTGAAAAAGGGTGGCATTGTGGATGTTGAAGCTGCTGCAAGAATCATTCTGCACGACTGGAATGAGG GTAAAATTCCGTTTTATACTATGCCCCCAATTAGGAATCAGGGAGAACCTTCGGAGGCCAAGATTGTTTCTGAGCTTGGGAAAGAATTTAACATTGATGAGGTTTATAACAATGAATCTTCATTTATCGGAAGCCTGAAGTCCATTGATGATCTCGATCCTGTTGAAGTTCCTCCAAGTCGCCCTCTCAATTTTGATGAGATTTTTTCAGTCTTG AATGAAGAAGAACCAAAACCATCAACCAAAGGTGATGAAGACCCCAAAGGCATAGCTGATGATGGTGACGATGTGTCCATGGCATCTGAAGAAGATGGAGCAGGGAAGAACAAGGGAAAAACTGCTACTAGCAAGCAAAATGAAAAGCTATATGCAGTTGAAGGGATGCTTAACACAAAGTTGAAGAGAGctgagaagaagagaagaaaaaaagctgACAAATTAATCTCAGAAGACACAATGGATGATGATTATGACTTCAAAGTGGACTATGCCAACAAGGGATCTTCCATGGATGTTGGTGATGGGAGCGAAGATGATGGTGGCGATCAAATTATTGGGAAGGTACCTATGTCTGGTATTGAGCTCGATGATGAGTGA
- the LOC132165837 gene encoding basic blue protein-like, whose product MAHQGRCSAAILSTILLLFLHSLPSVSARGAVYTVGDDSGWTFSVEDWTKGKKFKAGDILTFNYYPSFHNVAVVDVKGYKGCSPSSKAKIYTSGKDRIKLSKGRNYFICSIPGHCDEGMKLAVYAH is encoded by the exons ATGGCTCACCAGGGAAGATGCAGTGCTGCGATACTTTCCACCATTCTCCTCCTCTTTCTGCACTCACTCCCCTCTGTATCTGCTCGAGGTGCCGTATATACCGTTGGGGATGATTCCGGCTGGACTTTCAGCGTCGAAGATTGGACCAAAGGGAAGAAGTTCAAGGCCGGAGATATACTGA CTTTCAACTATTATCCATCATTCCACAATGTGGCAGTTGTTGATGTCAAAGGCTATAAAGGTTGCTCTCCATCTTCAAAAGCTAAGATTTACACAAGTGGGAAAGATCGAATTAAATTATCAAAGGGACGAAACTACTTCATCTGCAGCATCCCTGGCCATTGTGATGAGGGAATGAAGTTAGCAGTTTATGCTCACTAA
- the LOC132165838 gene encoding probable serine/threonine-protein kinase PBL26, protein MNCFVCFPSHGKKASDKTNGRRKGELSREVAVAPKPKPENQKPKVAPIGTTKNNEDNKENGHGNNNIAAQTFTFRELATATKNFRQECLVGEGGFGRVYKGRLEKTGQVVAVKQLDRNGLQGNREFLVEVLMLSLLHHGNLVNLIGYCADGEQRLLVYEYMSLGSLEDHLLDLQPGQKPLDWFTRMKIALDAAKGLEYLHDKANPPVIYRDLKSSNILLDKDFNAKLSDFGLAKLGPVGDRSSRLMGTYGYCAPEYQRIGQLTVKSDIYSFGVVLLELITGRKTIDTTRRNEEQNLVTWAEPVFKDPPRFPELADPRLEGHFPVRALQQAVAVAAMCLQEEPSVRPLITDVVSALGVLGTCCPDAGATSFDNPSPSPPSDHIMISANGIVHDDESLRERQRAVAEAIEWGSTSRHNASRCGSTSSV, encoded by the exons ATGAATTGCTTCGTGTGTTTTCCATCCCATGGGAAGAAAGCTTCTGACAAGACAAATGGCCGGAGGAAAGGAGAGTTGTCAAGAGAAGTAGCCGTTGCACCAAAGCCAAAGCCTg AAAATCAAAAGCCAAAGGTTGCACCAATtggaacaacaaaaaataatgaggACAATAAAGAAAATGGGCACGGCAACAACAACATTGCTGCACAAACTTTCACATTCAGAGAATTGGCCACGGCAACAAAGAATTTCAGACAAGAATGTCTGGTGGGTGAGGGTGGATTTGGAAGAGTTTACAAGGGGAGACTGGAGAAGACTGGCCAG GTTGTGGCAGTCAAGCAACTTGACAGGAATGGATTGCAGGGAAACAGAGAGTTTCTTGTTGAGGTTTTGATGTTGAGCCTCTTACACCATGGAAATCTTGTAAATCTGATTGGTTACTGTGCTGATGGAGAGCAGAGACTTTTGGTGTACGAGTACATGTCATTAGGATCTCTGGAGGATCATCTACTTG ATCTACAACCAGGGCAAAAGCCATTAGATTGGTTCACAAGAATGAAAATAGCTTTAGATGCTGCAAAGGGTTTAGAATATTTGCATGATAAGGCCAATCCCCCTGTCATATATCGTGATTTGAAATCCTCCAACATCTTGCTGGACAAGGATTTCAATGCCAAGCTTTCTGATTTTGGATTAGCCAAGCTTGGACCTGTTGGGGACAGATCGTCAAGGTTGATGGGAACATATGGGTATTGTGCCCCCGAGTATCAAAGAATAGGCCAACTCACAGTGAAGTCAGACATTTACAGTTTCGGAGTTGTTTTGTTGGAGTTGATCACCGGAAGAAAAACCATCGACACCACGAGGCGTAATGAGGAGCAAAATCTTGTCACTTGG GCAGAACCAGTATTTAAGGATCCTCCAAGGTTCCCGGAACTAGCCGATCCACGTCTTGAGGGACATTTTCCAGTGAGAGCACTACAGCAAGCAGTAGCAGTAGCAGCCATGTGTCTCCAAGAGGAACCATCTGTTCGTCCCTTGATCACTGATGTTGTCAGTGCTCTGGGTGTTCTTGGAACCTGCTGTCCAGATGCAGGGGCCACATCTTTTGATaatccttctccttctccaccGTCCGATCATATCATGATCAGTGCAAATGGGATTGTTCATGATGACGAAAGCCTAAGGGAACGACAACGAGCTGTGGCAGAAGCCATAGAATGGGGTTCAACTTCAAGGCATAATGCATCCCGGTGTGGAAGTACTTCTTCTGTGTAA
- the LOC132165839 gene encoding uncharacterized protein LOC132165839, which translates to MAATATACCSALTGKCPSSCGSASSGNLGGSLNTGSACLKKCYDYIMHLPNEVMSNPMGAVILPMIQNLETTLKAGAVPQVPQFRPPAAQPPQTVTTTNPNNKAKSEEQPTKAEEPKTMEKAVPPAVKPTGDPLGNAWSKVQEEIGKEFAAIMATGTLRPSKAAALATRRVMQRYGNTSAAMPQS; encoded by the exons ATGGCTGCTACTGCTACTGCTTGCTGTAGTGCTCTCACTGGAAAGTGTCCCTCAAGCTGTGGATCGGCTAGTTCCGGGAACCTTGGAGGATCCTTAAATACTGGTTCTGCCTG tttgaaaaagtgttatgat TACATTATGCATCTCCCTAACGAAGTTATGAGTAATCCAATGGGTGCTGTTATAT TGCCCATGATACAGAATCTGGAGACCACACTGAAGGCTGGTGCTGTCCCACAAGTTCCACAATTTAGGCCTCCAGCAGCCCAGCCTCCGCAAACTGTGACCACCACAAATCCTAATAACAAAGCAAAATCTGAAGAGCAACCAACCAAGGCTGAGGAGCCAAAGACAATGGAAAAAGCAGTGCCACCTGCTGTCAAACCTACAGGTGACCCTCTTGGGAATGCCTGGAGCAAGGTGCAGGAGGAGATAGGCAAAGAATTCGCCGCAATAATGGCAACGGGGACATTGCGTCCAAGCAAGGCTGCGGCGCTTGCAACAAGAAGAGTTATGCAAAGATATGGGAATACGAGTGCCGCAATGCCACAGAGTTAG